The DNA sequence GTGCTTGGAAAGAAGATAAAATGCCCAAGAGAGAGCGTTGGCAGTTGTTTCGTGTCCTGCTAGAAAAATAGTCATCATTTCATTTCTGAGTTGAATATCACTCATTCCTGTTCCTTTTTCTTCATCTCGTGCTTCCATTAATATCCCTAATACGTCCTTATGCTTCACTGACTCTTTTCTTCTCTTTTCTATAAGGTGATAAAGAACTTGATCAAGTTCTTTAATAGCTTGCTTAAATCGACGGTTGTTTTTTGTTGGAATGAGTAAAGGTAATGGCAGAAGAGAACGCATTCTACGAATTCCTAGTTTCATAACGGCCTCCATCGGTTCTCCTATGACCGCATTGCCTTCATCAAAAGGAAGACTGAACATCGTTTTGCTTATAATTCCTAACGTGATATTCATCATATCATTGGTAAGGTTACGTTCTTCAATGTCCTTCCAGTTAGAAATATAATTTGAAGTTGTCGCTATCATATCTTGAGCATAGTGGGTAATATGACTTTTTCTATAAGAAGGTTGAATCAATCTTCTTTGTTGCAAATGGAAGTCCTTTTCACTAGTAAGAAGGCCTTCTCCTATTAATGGCTTTAATGCTTTTAAGTCTTGAGATTTTACAAATAATTCTTGTTTCGTAACGAGTACTTCTTTAATCAAATCAGGGTTTGATACTAAGTAGACGCGTTGAAATGGTCCAAAACGAAATGGAGCAATGTCACCATGTTGTTCTTCCATAGCGCTTAAAAAGGCTAGTGGGTTCGATTGAAATGAATGTAAATGTCCTGATAGTCTTTTTTTTGTGATAGTGAATAGCGGCTGATTCAAGAGTAATTCCTCCATATGACTTAAGATTATCTATTAAGAGCGCTCATGTAACCATTCCTCTAAGAAGGAAGGAAGAAATCCTTTTACAGCAAGAGTTGCGTGCCCGCCTTTTACTCGTTTGTACGTTTTATCTTTGCTAGATACTTTTTCTAAAAAAGAAACGATAAGGGGCTCAGGCACAAGTTCGTCTTCAGTTGTAGATACGACAAGAAGGTTTGAGTGTATATTTGATAACTCAACTTGTTGACCATCTATGACCAATTCATTTTTGATGAGTTTATTTTGAATAATTAGTTCATGGAGAAGTTGTTTACACGCCGCGCCGGAAAACGGAATATGGTCTTTGGACCACGCGTTAAAACGACTCCATTTTTCCACAAACTCCTTGTCGTTAGAACGTTCATGCAGAGTAATGTATGGTGTAATTGAAATCGGGGTGGTTAATGCTCTCATCACAAGGTGGACTATGTTCGCCGGAATCACACCATACCTATCTAGCAGTGAACTGATTGTGCTCTCACTCGTTTGTAAAAACTCTTTCCACTTATCCAAAGAAGAAAAATGACTAAAATCTAATGGAGGCGCAAATAGGATAAGATTTTTAATAGATTCTTTGGCTATAGCAGCATAAATAACAGACAATGTCCCCCCTAAACAATAACCAACAACGGAAACATCCTGACATTTTGCGTGGTGTAACGTACGCCTGACAGCCTTTTGAATGTGCTTTGTAATATAATCATCTACTGTCACATCATCATCTTCGTAACCTGGAATTCCAAAATCGAGTAAATAGACGTCGTACCCCTTAGCCATAAACGCCTGTATCATACTACTTTCAGGTGTTAAATCTAATAAATATGGTTTACTAACTAACGAATACACTAGAAATAACGGGGTTTTGTACTTTTTCATCTTTGCAGGATAGTACCACAATGTTGACTTGTTTTTATTCCAAATTGCAGTTCTGGGTGTTTGTCCGATTGTTTCTAGGTCTAGTGCACGGTCTTGTTGTTTAGTCATCGTTTTTTTCTCGTTTGACGAGCTTAGTTTTTATTGGGCGGAATGCTTCTGGATCAAGGATGGCCTGCATTTTAAGCAGTTTCTGGATTGTTGCTAAGTCGTGGTCGGTCTCTTTATAATCAGTTGCTGCTTGTAACCGATCTTTCATACCCCCGATAATGTTATCTACTGTATCAATTGAACGTGGGCTGCCTGTTAACAGCTTTTCGTCGATATCGTCGACTTTCTCTTCGATTTGTTTTATAAGTTTTGAAAGGTTTCTTATATCTTTTTTTGATGGTACGTTGAGTTGGGTAGCTATCACTTCACTGTATTCTTGTAAATCACCTAGTTTTTTCGAGTGATGATCTAGTGCTTGTTTTACAAATTGAATAACATCATCATCGTTAAGAA is a window from the Bacillus alkalicellulosilyticus genome containing:
- a CDS encoding cytochrome P450, whose protein sequence is MNQPLFTITKKRLSGHLHSFQSNPLAFLSAMEEQHGDIAPFRFGPFQRVYLVSNPDLIKEVLVTKQELFVKSQDLKALKPLIGEGLLTSEKDFHLQQRRLIQPSYRKSHITHYAQDMIATTSNYISNWKDIEERNLTNDMMNITLGIISKTMFSLPFDEGNAVIGEPMEAVMKLGIRRMRSLLPLPLLIPTKNNRRFKQAIKELDQVLYHLIEKRRKESVKHKDVLGILMEARDEEKGTGMSDIQLRNEMMTIFLAGHETTANALSWAFYLLSKHPDIQEKLHQELDTVIGQGHLTPSHFQSLPYTQNIISETMRLYPPAYVIGRKADTAVTIGDHPFKKGDMVLISPYVMHRKSSFFENPNEFIPERFEHAFIKSLPTFAYFPFGGGPRVCIGNHFAMMEAVLVLATISHRYSFKMPEHHPIVKPQPLITLRPKPRIELLMEKRRV
- a CDS encoding alpha/beta fold hydrolase; protein product: MTKQQDRALDLETIGQTPRTAIWNKNKSTLWYYPAKMKKYKTPLFLVYSLVSKPYLLDLTPESSMIQAFMAKGYDVYLLDFGIPGYEDDDVTVDDYITKHIQKAVRRTLHHAKCQDVSVVGYCLGGTLSVIYAAIAKESIKNLILFAPPLDFSHFSSLDKWKEFLQTSESTISSLLDRYGVIPANIVHLVMRALTTPISITPYITLHERSNDKEFVEKWSRFNAWSKDHIPFSGAACKQLLHELIIQNKLIKNELVIDGQQVELSNIHSNLLVVSTTEDELVPEPLIVSFLEKVSSKDKTYKRVKGGHATLAVKGFLPSFLEEWLHERS